One Candidatus Kryptobacter tengchongensis DNA segment encodes these proteins:
- a CDS encoding CheY chemotaxis protein or a CheY-like REC (receiver) domain, whose amino-acid sequence MAHILVVEDDALTAQLFEVILKRKGGFEVTVTDDGGKITEILNSGEVDLIIMDVSLSGTFVNGIQVDGLKLSRMIKENEKTARIPIILATAHAMRGDAERFLQESKADDYISKPITDHNFLIQKIREHLKSG is encoded by the coding sequence ATGGCGCATATACTTGTTGTTGAAGATGATGCTTTAACGGCGCAGTTGTTTGAGGTGATTTTGAAGAGAAAAGGTGGATTTGAAGTTACAGTGACAGATGATGGGGGAAAGATAACTGAAATTCTTAACTCAGGTGAGGTTGATTTGATTATAATGGATGTCTCACTTTCCGGGACATTTGTGAATGGAATTCAGGTTGATGGATTGAAACTTTCAAGGATGATAAAAGAAAATGAAAAAACAGCAAGGATTCCAATTATACTTGCAACAGCACATGCAATGCGCGGGGATGCGGAAAGATTTCTTCAGGAAAGCAAGGCAGATGATTATATTTCAAAGCCAATCACAGACCATAATTTTTTAATTCAAAAAATCAGAGAGCATTTAAAAAGTGGATGA
- a CDS encoding His Kinase A (phospho-acceptor) domain-containing protein translates to MDEEIGKKVIIVEDDQNYAEILKRVIIKNGYHVKIAYDGVDGFNQMVEWKPDVAIVDWMMPGMSGIDLVKKIKEHQELKFCYVIMLTARIETEDKITGLEAGADDFITKPVDFGELIARVRVGFRIKALQTEIAELQHEVALLEMARTLGHEINNPLNIIYLALELINRSLKENDVEKVKENLTRIFQASERIKDIVNKLISLRKPAFKTYVDGKRMLDLDK, encoded by the coding sequence GTGGATGAGGAAATAGGAAAGAAAGTAATAATCGTTGAGGATGATCAAAATTATGCTGAGATTTTAAAAAGAGTAATCATAAAAAATGGTTATCATGTGAAAATTGCTTATGATGGTGTTGATGGATTTAATCAAATGGTTGAATGGAAACCAGATGTCGCTATAGTTGATTGGATGATGCCTGGGATGTCAGGAATTGATCTTGTTAAAAAAATTAAAGAACATCAAGAGTTAAAATTTTGCTATGTTATAATGCTTACAGCAAGAATTGAAACGGAGGACAAAATAACTGGACTTGAAGCGGGTGCAGATGACTTTATAACTAAACCTGTTGATTTCGGCGAGCTTATTGCAAGAGTAAGGGTTGGGTTTAGAATAAAGGCACTTCAGACTGAGATAGCAGAACTTCAACATGAAGTCGCACTTCTTGAAATGGCAAGAACTTTGGGACATGAGATAAATAACCCGCTGAACATAATTTACCTTGCTCTTGAACTTATAAATCGCTCATTGAAAGAAAATGATGTTGAAAAAGTTAAGGAAAATTTAACCCGAATTTTTCAAGCTTCCGAGAGAATAAAAGACATTGTAAATAAACTCATTTCGCTTCGTAAACCCGCCTTCAAAACCTATGTTGATGGCAAACGAATGCTTGATCTTGATAAATAA
- a CDS encoding PAS domain S-box-containing protein, which produces MELKIETEGRARPSKLVIILMYVVISVLISNLIVFITEWVYRGAVIDAFYFVIPTVVGIFIGVISSFLRFSVEQRIFETERFWKSLLQSSVNGIILTDLTGKIKYANNYALNFHGYTLDEIKEFYIFDLVVSDFIEVVREYIKDIIEDKGAEAIEVGFLTKDGSVRYAELGGRLIRYKAMDLIQFIEVDTTEKRRFEDELIEAERKYRQLFENAVIGVYRSTPDGKIIDVNPAFVKMFGAKDKFEILQKNASEFYVNPEDRERFIRALEILSVVSNFENRLKRLDGKEIYVREHVRAVRDSVGNVLYYEGMIEDITEQKVGEEKLRESEAKYRTLVESSLAGTYIFQDGRFKFVSGQLASIFGFSRDEITNTREILKFVHPEDRRKVLDMFASNLRGEVPVANFSFRVFKKNGEIAWVEVLNNLITYDGKPAILGTILDITDKIKAEQRERILSNLLLNLNDAVVITDEQGNILEVNDAFCKITGYSKEEAIGKNPRILKSGLHDAEFYKNMWDSILTKGYWSGEIINKKKNGELYFAFLSISSVKDELHGVTYYLGIQSDITEKKKIEEQIRYQANLLENVNDAIIAADLNFRITSWNKAAEKMYGYKAEEVLGKEISEVIPVEIPSLSREEVRKIIREKGFWSGEAIHYNRWGEKIYVSSSISILKDSRGNPIGTVGINRDITEQKKAEEKLKLYAEQLEIANAQLQELNKLKSEFLANTSHELRTPLNSIIGFLNLIKEGLYENHEEMMKFVDNALMSAKHLLNIINDILDIAKIEAGKLELNIENVEVSELLYEVWTLSHVQAEQKKLDYKFIYPEEKVFIKGDRNRLKQILLNLIGNAIKFTHKGGITVKAEIFEDKGFCKFTVSDTGIGIAKEKQAKLFQKFVQADGTTTRKYGGTGLGLAITKSLVELMGGVIELYSEGEGKGTTVTFTIPLSEVSYGQEFEIEQGKIYGDSGLLVLAVDDDLKFADFLKTFLVKNSFRFIWASNSEDGWAYILKFKPDILILDYAIPSRASAEIKNGFDLFLKVRDTVEFKNIPIIILTGHPQKVRELLKLSFVNFHPSVVEKPVEPNYLLSLLKQYVKEKDEVNILLADDDVSVEIYLKKILPEKYKIDYAKNGREAIEKIKSKNYDILLLDLMMPEVNGYDVIRELRLNKLAPELPILVITNYPEPATEEERELLSKSMGIIVLDKSELSSNPDRLIDLINSQIKIN; this is translated from the coding sequence ATGGAATTGAAAATTGAGACAGAAGGTAGAGCAAGACCTTCAAAATTAGTCATAATCTTAATGTATGTTGTAATTTCTGTTTTAATTTCAAACCTTATAGTGTTTATTACCGAATGGGTTTATAGGGGAGCGGTGATAGATGCTTTTTATTTTGTCATTCCCACGGTCGTGGGTATATTCATTGGGGTTATATCTTCGTTTTTGAGGTTTTCGGTTGAGCAAAGAATTTTTGAAACCGAGAGATTTTGGAAAAGTCTTTTACAATCTTCGGTCAATGGGATAATATTAACTGATTTAACTGGAAAAATAAAGTATGCAAACAACTATGCGCTTAACTTTCACGGTTATACGCTTGATGAGATAAAAGAGTTTTATATTTTTGATCTCGTTGTTTCGGATTTTATTGAAGTTGTCCGTGAGTATATCAAGGATATAATTGAGGATAAAGGGGCAGAAGCTATTGAAGTTGGATTTTTGACGAAAGATGGGAGTGTAAGGTATGCAGAATTGGGTGGGCGATTGATAAGGTATAAAGCGATGGATTTAATTCAATTTATTGAAGTGGATACAACGGAAAAGAGAAGGTTTGAAGATGAGCTAATTGAAGCTGAGCGAAAATATAGACAGCTTTTTGAAAATGCGGTCATTGGGGTTTACAGATCAACTCCAGATGGGAAGATAATTGATGTTAATCCTGCGTTTGTTAAGATGTTTGGGGCGAAAGATAAATTTGAAATTTTACAAAAGAACGCTTCTGAATTTTATGTTAATCCAGAGGATAGAGAAAGGTTTATTCGTGCTCTTGAAATTTTAAGTGTTGTGTCAAATTTTGAAAACAGATTAAAACGCCTTGACGGAAAGGAGATATATGTTCGGGAGCATGTTAGGGCTGTTAGAGATTCAGTTGGGAATGTTCTTTATTATGAGGGTATGATAGAGGACATAACCGAACAGAAAGTGGGAGAGGAAAAGCTCAGGGAATCGGAGGCGAAATATAGAACGCTTGTAGAAAGTTCCCTGGCTGGAACATATATTTTTCAAGATGGGAGATTTAAATTTGTAAGTGGTCAGCTTGCTTCAATTTTTGGTTTCAGTAGGGATGAGATAACGAACACAAGAGAGATTCTTAAATTTGTTCATCCAGAGGACAGGCGAAAAGTTCTTGATATGTTTGCCTCAAATTTGAGGGGAGAAGTTCCAGTGGCGAACTTTTCATTTAGGGTGTTTAAGAAAAATGGTGAGATTGCTTGGGTTGAAGTTCTTAACAATCTCATAACTTACGATGGCAAGCCTGCAATTCTCGGAACAATACTTGATATAACTGATAAAATTAAAGCTGAACAAAGAGAGCGAATTTTATCAAATCTTTTGCTCAATTTGAATGATGCAGTTGTCATAACCGATGAGCAGGGGAATATACTTGAGGTAAATGATGCCTTTTGTAAAATTACTGGCTATTCAAAAGAGGAAGCCATTGGTAAAAATCCAAGAATTTTAAAATCAGGGCTTCATGACGCAGAATTTTATAAAAATATGTGGGATTCAATTTTAACCAAAGGTTATTGGTCTGGCGAAATAATCAACAAAAAGAAAAACGGCGAGCTTTATTTTGCTTTTCTTTCAATTTCATCGGTTAAAGATGAGCTTCACGGTGTTACATACTATCTTGGAATTCAATCGGATATAACTGAGAAGAAGAAGATTGAAGAGCAGATAAGATACCAAGCGAATTTGCTTGAGAATGTGAATGATGCGATAATCGCAGCTGATTTGAATTTTAGAATAACATCATGGAACAAGGCAGCTGAAAAAATGTATGGATACAAAGCTGAAGAAGTTCTTGGTAAGGAGATAAGCGAGGTCATCCCAGTTGAAATTCCGAGTTTGTCAAGAGAAGAAGTTAGAAAGATAATTCGGGAAAAGGGATTTTGGAGCGGTGAAGCGATACATTATAATAGGTGGGGTGAGAAAATTTATGTAAGCAGTTCAATTTCAATCCTGAAGGATTCAAGAGGTAATCCAATCGGGACAGTTGGGATAAATCGTGATATAACAGAGCAGAAAAAAGCGGAGGAAAAATTAAAATTATACGCCGAACAGCTTGAAATCGCCAATGCCCAACTCCAAGAGTTAAATAAGCTAAAAAGCGAGTTCCTTGCAAATACATCACATGAATTAAGGACCCCATTGAATTCAATTATTGGGTTTTTGAATTTGATAAAGGAGGGATTATATGAAAATCACGAGGAGATGATGAAATTTGTTGACAACGCTTTGATGAGCGCAAAACATCTTTTGAATATTATAAACGACATACTTGATATTGCAAAGATTGAAGCTGGAAAGCTTGAATTAAACATTGAAAATGTTGAAGTTTCGGAGCTTCTTTATGAGGTTTGGACATTGTCCCATGTTCAGGCAGAGCAGAAGAAACTTGATTATAAGTTTATTTATCCAGAGGAAAAGGTTTTCATAAAAGGTGACAGAAACAGGTTGAAACAGATTTTGTTAAATCTGATTGGGAATGCGATAAAATTCACGCATAAAGGCGGTATAACTGTAAAAGCGGAAATTTTTGAAGATAAAGGTTTTTGTAAATTTACTGTCTCAGATACAGGTATAGGTATAGCGAAGGAAAAACAGGCGAAGCTTTTTCAGAAGTTTGTTCAAGCTGATGGGACGACGACGAGAAAATATGGAGGCACAGGTCTTGGGCTTGCTATTACTAAAAGTTTAGTTGAATTGATGGGTGGAGTCATTGAGCTTTACAGTGAAGGGGAGGGGAAAGGGACAACTGTCACATTTACCATTCCGTTGTCTGAAGTTTCATATGGTCAGGAATTTGAAATTGAGCAGGGGAAAATTTATGGGGATTCAGGTTTGTTGGTTCTCGCTGTTGATGACGATTTAAAGTTTGCTGACTTTTTAAAGACATTCCTTGTTAAGAATTCGTTTAGGTTTATCTGGGCAAGTAATTCTGAAGATGGTTGGGCGTATATTTTGAAATTTAAGCCAGATATTTTGATACTTGATTATGCCATTCCAAGCAGGGCATCTGCGGAGATAAAAAATGGATTTGATCTTTTCTTAAAAGTTCGTGATACAGTTGAATTTAAAAACATACCGATTATAATTTTGACAGGGCATCCGCAGAAAGTCAGGGAGCTTTTAAAGCTTTCATTTGTTAATTTTCATCCAAGTGTTGTTGAAAAGCCTGTTGAGCCAAATTATCTTTTGAGTCTTTTAAAACAGTATGTGAAAGAAAAGGATGAGGTTAATATCTTACTTGCTGATGATGATGTCAGCGTTGAAATTTACCTTAAGAAAATATTGCCCGAAAAATACAAGATTGATTATGCAAAAAATGGTAGAGAAGCGATTGAAAAGATTAAATCAAAAAATTATGATATACTTTTGCTTGATCTTATGATGCCTGAGGTAAATGGTTATGATGTTATAAGGGAGTTGAGATTGAACAAACTTGCGCCTGAACTTCCCATACTTGTGATAACAAATTATCCAGAGCCAGCAACCGAGGAAGAGAGAGAATTACTATCAAAAAGCATGGGTATAATTGTTCTTGACAAAAGCGAGCTTAGCTCAAACCCCGATAGATTAATTGATTTAATAAATAGTCAAATCAAAATAAATTAA
- a CDS encoding His Kinase A (phospho-acceptor) domain-containing protein, protein MISLVIQNIIFAVLVCGLVFIIKILDGKILGLKWILASVLSLWLAGISNIFFSLDLISLSLLLGGIALGIYGLILVSKEKEKNKNRVINSIESAVESIIEKSTAKGIAVIYNGESENSKFVFKYGSEGECLMMTIPIELGDNSTCYVALFGDKPFVNFRREDFESEISFLKLYIENLKLSEKVKFVEDESVKVKNSIYEFVHILAHELKKPLTGIIGFSEILRDEFKNLSDKDIIDFTTNIKRSADEMLMMLKYLAEIVEIETGKDSLNLERFKASEIVDDVLAYFSGEIGRKKLSLVLDIDRDFEIEADRKKFREVVYQLVSNAVKFSYEGGFIKISLKSFDDLVELVVKDEGIGIRREDMQKIFKPFPRIKSHLNGTGLGLALAKYLVELHGGEINVSSEYGKGSEFRVILPSKRGVNKFKNGVVENCEMI, encoded by the coding sequence ATGATTTCACTTGTGATTCAAAATATCATTTTTGCTGTTCTTGTCTGCGGTCTTGTGTTTATTATCAAAATTTTGGATGGAAAGATTTTAGGTTTGAAGTGGATCCTTGCAAGTGTGTTGTCTTTATGGCTTGCTGGAATTTCAAACATCTTCTTCAGTTTAGATTTAATTTCATTATCCTTGCTTTTAGGTGGAATTGCCTTGGGAATCTATGGATTAATTTTGGTTTCAAAGGAAAAAGAGAAGAATAAGAACAGAGTTATAAATTCAATTGAATCAGCGGTAGAATCAATAATTGAGAAAAGCACTGCTAAAGGGATTGCGGTTATTTATAATGGTGAAAGTGAAAATTCCAAATTTGTTTTTAAATACGGGAGTGAAGGTGAATGTTTAATGATGACAATTCCAATTGAGTTGGGTGATAATTCAACTTGTTATGTTGCTCTTTTTGGGGATAAGCCTTTTGTAAACTTTAGGCGGGAAGATTTTGAAAGCGAGATTTCCTTTTTGAAACTTTACATTGAAAACTTAAAATTGAGCGAAAAAGTTAAATTCGTTGAAGATGAATCTGTTAAGGTTAAAAATTCAATTTACGAATTTGTGCATATTCTCGCTCATGAGCTTAAGAAGCCTTTGACGGGAATCATTGGTTTTTCAGAAATTTTAAGGGATGAGTTCAAGAATCTGTCAGATAAAGATATAATAGATTTCACCACAAATATAAAGAGATCCGCTGATGAAATGTTGATGATGTTAAAGTATTTAGCAGAGATAGTTGAGATTGAAACGGGGAAGGATAGTTTAAACCTTGAGAGGTTCAAAGCATCTGAAATTGTTGACGATGTGCTTGCTTATTTTTCTGGTGAGATTGGAAGGAAGAAATTAAGTTTAGTTTTAGATATTGATAGGGATTTTGAAATTGAGGCTGATAGAAAAAAATTTAGAGAGGTTGTTTATCAGCTTGTTTCAAACGCTGTGAAATTTTCATATGAAGGAGGGTTTATTAAAATTAGTTTGAAGAGTTTTGATGATTTGGTTGAACTTGTTGTGAAGGATGAGGGTATTGGCATTCGTCGTGAGGATATGCAGAAGATTTTTAAACCATTTCCAAGGATAAAGTCTCATTTGAATGGCACGGGTCTTGGGCTTGCTTTGGCAAAGTATTTGGTGGAACTTCACGGTGGCGAAATAAATGTTTCAAGTGAGTATGGCAAGGGAAGCGAGTTCAGGGTTATATTACCTTCAAAGCGGGGTGTTAATAAATTTAAAAATGGCGTTGTTGAAAATTGCGAAATGATATAA